From the Campylobacter sp. CNRCH_2014_0184h genome, one window contains:
- a CDS encoding NAD(P)/FAD-dependent oxidoreductase, translated as MQKKKILFLGAGYATLSAIKALPDEFFEKAQVSLINNNSYHYHTILLHKVASNEDIYSSKYDLLPLLNPKINFIQDEVLKISKDKVFTKNNEFDFDILVCGLGFAKETFGIKGMQEYALSIDNYENALKINEIIYEKIKNYKTAQNEDDLKITVCGGGLSGVEFVASLAKELKFFCQKEQIAYEKLELSIIEAMDQILPMFDKSLALKAKQRLEALGVKVYEKSKIIECEKNGIRLDGGEFVKANTIIWTAGVRGNSVIENSSDFPSARSRIEVDAFMHPLNVENASRYFFIGDNSLFKNPKTNTPYPPTAQLALREGVYVAKALMAMIDEKDFKQEFSFVSGNTVCSIGNDYAVGTVLHKPISGFLAIKLKIFIEKLWQYQLIGIKGFFK; from the coding sequence ATGCAAAAAAAGAAAATTTTGTTTTTAGGTGCAGGATATGCTACTTTATCGGCTATAAAAGCCTTACCTGATGAGTTTTTTGAAAAAGCACAAGTGAGTTTAATTAATAACAATTCTTATCATTATCATACTATTTTACTACACAAAGTAGCTTCAAATGAAGATATTTATAGCTCAAAATATGATCTTTTACCTTTATTAAATCCAAAAATTAACTTTATCCAAGATGAAGTTTTAAAAATTTCTAAAGACAAAGTTTTTACTAAAAATAATGAATTTGACTTTGATATTTTAGTATGTGGGCTTGGTTTTGCTAAAGAAACTTTTGGTATTAAAGGTATGCAAGAATATGCTTTGAGTATAGACAATTATGAAAATGCTTTAAAAATTAATGAAATTATATATGAGAAAATAAAAAATTATAAAACCGCCCAAAATGAAGATGATTTAAAAATCACAGTTTGTGGTGGGGGTTTAAGCGGGGTTGAATTTGTAGCTTCTTTAGCTAAAGAGCTTAAATTCTTTTGCCAAAAAGAGCAAATTGCTTATGAGAAATTAGAACTTTCTATTATTGAAGCTATGGATCAAATTTTACCTATGTTTGATAAAAGTTTGGCTTTAAAAGCAAAGCAAAGACTAGAAGCGCTTGGTGTGAAAGTATATGAAAAATCTAAAATCATAGAATGTGAAAAAAATGGTATAAGACTTGATGGGGGAGAATTTGTTAAAGCTAATACTATCATTTGGACTGCAGGGGTTAGAGGTAATAGTGTTATAGAAAATAGCTCAGATTTTCCAAGTGCAAGATCGCGTATAGAAGTAGATGCTTTTATGCATCCATTAAATGTTGAAAATGCGTCAAGATATTTTTTTATAGGTGATAATAGTTTATTTAAAAATCCTAAAACTAACACCCCTTATCCTCCAACAGCCCAGCTTGCATTAAGAGAAGGAGTTTATGTAGCTAAAGCTTTAATGGCTATGATTGATGAGAAAGATTTTAAACAAGAATTTTCTTTTGTGAGTGGAAATACCGTTTGTTCAATCGGAAATGATTATGCAGTTGGAACGGTTTTACATAAGCCAATTAGTGGTTTTTTGGCAATAAAACTTAAAATTTTTATAGAAAAACTATGGCAGTATCAGCTTATAGGGATAAAAGGATTTTTTAAATAA
- a CDS encoding MOSC domain-containing protein has translation MSSIKSLQIGKIKNYNKFHSAFIKDIYLNSLQIYTDYILDNEIADKIHHGNLEKVVFANSVQNYTLWNNYLNKYLNFGEMGENLSIDGLNENNVCCGDIHEIGTCILQVSQPRKPCFKISSIHNHLNFTQEVFKSGRTGWYYRVLKEGIIGKNDKIKILQKDETNLSIMELNQLFFNPFKNSNSLEKLEKISTLAKGWKESIQARLNHAYDDSYMFI, from the coding sequence TAAATTTCACTCAGCATTTATCAAGGATATTTATTTAAATTCTTTGCAAATTTATACAGATTATATTCTTGATAATGAAATAGCTGATAAAATTCATCATGGAAATTTAGAAAAAGTTGTTTTTGCAAATAGTGTGCAAAACTATACTTTATGGAATAATTATTTAAACAAATACTTAAATTTTGGAGAAATGGGAGAGAATTTAAGTATTGATGGTTTAAACGAAAATAATGTTTGTTGTGGAGATATACATGAGATAGGTACTTGTATTTTGCAAGTAAGTCAACCGCGCAAGCCTTGTTTTAAAATTTCTAGCATACACAATCACTTAAATTTCACTCAAGAAGTTTTCAAAAGTGGAAGAACTGGATGGTATTATAGAGTCTTAAAAGAAGGCATAATAGGCAAAAATGACAAAATCAAAATTTTACAAAAAGATGAAACTAATTTAAGCATTATGGAGTTAAATCAATTATTTTTTAATCCTTTTAAAAATTCAAATTCTTTAGAAAAATTAGAAAAAATTTCCACCCTAGCAAAAGGATGGAAAGAGAGTATTCAGGCTAGATTAAATCATGCTTATGATGATTCTTATATGTTTATTTAA